In Sodalis ligni, a single genomic region encodes these proteins:
- a CDS encoding HD domain-containing protein, whose translation MLQELPALAFGELTDVVAFLMEIDKLKSIQRRTKVLGTQRQENTAEHSWHFAVAAMALAPYAGDKVDINRVTQMALVHDIVEIDAGDVLVYDLAGRHAVHDLEETAAVRLFGLLPEPQRQHFHQLWLEYEAGETADAQFALLLDRLMPVLMNLHNQGQSWVENGIRLEQVLTRNAFIGDVYPELWEHLKHHLNQAQQNGWLK comes from the coding sequence ATGTTGCAGGAATTACCGGCATTGGCGTTCGGGGAATTAACCGACGTCGTCGCTTTTTTGATGGAAATCGATAAACTCAAGAGCATTCAACGCCGTACCAAGGTTTTGGGCACGCAGCGGCAGGAGAATACCGCCGAGCACAGCTGGCATTTCGCCGTGGCTGCCATGGCCCTGGCGCCCTACGCCGGCGACAAGGTGGATATCAACCGGGTAACCCAGATGGCGCTGGTGCACGATATCGTTGAAATCGATGCCGGCGATGTGCTGGTGTACGATCTGGCGGGCCGTCATGCGGTGCACGATCTGGAAGAAACGGCGGCGGTCAGGCTGTTCGGCCTGCTGCCGGAACCGCAGCGCCAACACTTTCACCAGCTGTGGCTGGAATATGAAGCGGGCGAAACGGCGGACGCGCAATTTGCCCTGCTGCTCGACAGGCTGATGCCGGTACTGATGAATCTGCATAATCAAGGGCAAAGCTGGGTGGAAAACGGTATCCGGCTGGAGCAGGTATTAACCCGCAACGCCTTTATCGGCGATGTCTATCCCGAACTTTGGGAGCATTTGAAACACCATCTCAACCAAGCTCAGCAAAACGGCTGGCTGAAATAA
- the trhA gene encoding PAQR family membrane homeostasis protein TrhA, producing the protein MANKLLAQGYTLAEEIANSVSHGVGLIFGIVGLVLLLVQAGDVGADVTAMTSYSLYGGSMILLFLASTLYHAIPHPPAKRWLKKLDHCAIYLLIAGTYTPFLLVGLASPLAKGLMVVIWGMALVGVIFKLAFAHRFEVVSLITYLTMGWLSLVVIYQLAQRLPVGGLTLLAVGGLIYTVGVIFYACNRIPFNHAIWHGFVLGGSLCHFLAIYFYI; encoded by the coding sequence ATGGCTAATAAATTATTAGCTCAAGGCTATACGCTGGCGGAAGAGATAGCCAACAGCGTCAGCCACGGTGTCGGTTTGATATTCGGTATCGTCGGGCTGGTTCTGTTGCTGGTGCAGGCCGGGGATGTGGGCGCCGACGTCACCGCCATGACCAGCTACAGTCTGTACGGCGGCAGCATGATCCTGCTGTTCCTGGCCTCCACCCTCTATCATGCCATCCCCCATCCACCCGCCAAGCGGTGGTTGAAAAAACTGGACCACTGCGCCATTTACCTGCTGATTGCCGGCACCTATACGCCTTTTTTGCTGGTGGGCCTGGCCTCGCCGCTGGCGAAAGGGCTGATGGTCGTCATCTGGGGCATGGCGTTAGTAGGGGTGATTTTCAAACTGGCGTTTGCCCATCGATTCGAGGTGGTGTCGCTGATTACCTATCTCACCATGGGCTGGCTGTCGCTGGTGGTGATTTATCAACTGGCGCAACGTCTGCCGGTGGGCGGCCTGACGCTGCTGGCGGTGGGCGGGCTAATCTATACGGTGGGGGTGATTTTTTACGCCTGCAACCGCATCCCGTTCAACCATGCCATATGGCACGGTTTTGTGCTGGGCGGCAGCCTGTGCCATTTTCTGGCCATCTATTTCTATATCTGA
- a CDS encoding PTS sugar transporter subunit IIB translates to MKKLSILAVCGAGLGSSFACEMSIESALKDLGVEADLSHCDISSATSMRVDIIVTGENFRSQFQHYTVNATIVYLKRLVDKTEIKTKLTPILQNLGYLA, encoded by the coding sequence ATGAAAAAGTTATCCATTTTGGCAGTATGCGGGGCCGGTCTGGGCAGCAGTTTTGCCTGTGAAATGAGTATCGAATCGGCATTAAAAGATCTTGGCGTGGAAGCGGACCTTTCCCATTGCGATATTTCCAGCGCCACTTCCATGCGGGTGGATATTATTGTCACCGGCGAAAACTTTCGTTCTCAGTTTCAACATTACACGGTAAATGCCACCATTGTTTACCTGAAAAGACTGGTGGACAAAACGGAAATTAAAACAAAGCTAACGCCTATCCTGCAAAATCTGGGCTACTTAGCATAA
- a CDS encoding 6-phosphofructokinase, producing MKRIAIIASGGDAAGINSAIAQIAQREELDILAFHGGYDGIIEQSPFALSLAEMGSSVSSGKNLLRSARSRSPWTPAGRHAIRSRLRSMDVQTLLVFGGGGSSQAALLLDREGLPTVVLPMSIDNDIAGTEFTIGFDSALAVATNALDQLHNTARNMEGRVFLLEVFGADAGHIALGSALAGGAHAVLLPEYPQDMGGLCNRIRQCLAAPQGYALVVCAEGYPMENAFLAGTQGVSIKIGKIIEENIGFKIRHTVLGFCQRAPSPSVKDRLLAIALGQKAADVILAGGHGMLIGILNGQAVSCELNKALSGKRQLDPHLVSAARHLHMIN from the coding sequence ATGAAAAGAATAGCCATTATCGCCAGCGGCGGCGATGCAGCGGGTATTAATTCAGCCATCGCGCAAATCGCTCAGCGGGAGGAATTAGATATATTAGCATTCCACGGTGGTTATGACGGTATTATTGAACAATCTCCTTTTGCGTTATCGCTTGCGGAGATGGGTTCATCGGTGTCTTCCGGCAAAAACCTGTTGCGCAGCGCACGCAGCCGTTCGCCCTGGACCCCGGCGGGCCGCCATGCCATCCGAAGCCGCCTGCGGTCTATGGACGTGCAAACCTTGCTGGTGTTTGGCGGGGGAGGTTCGTCGCAGGCGGCGTTATTGCTGGACCGGGAGGGTTTACCCACGGTGGTGCTCCCCATGTCCATTGATAATGATATCGCCGGTACTGAATTTACCATCGGCTTTGACAGCGCGCTGGCGGTGGCGACCAACGCGTTGGATCAATTGCACAATACCGCCCGGAACATGGAAGGACGGGTGTTTTTGTTGGAGGTCTTTGGCGCCGATGCCGGCCATATCGCCCTGGGCAGCGCCCTGGCGGGGGGCGCCCATGCGGTATTACTGCCTGAATATCCGCAGGATATGGGCGGTCTGTGCAACAGAATCAGACAGTGCCTGGCGGCGCCCCAGGGTTATGCATTGGTGGTCTGTGCCGAAGGTTATCCGATGGAAAATGCCTTTCTGGCGGGAACGCAGGGCGTGTCGATAAAGATTGGCAAAATAATTGAAGAAAATATAGGGTTTAAAATTCGTCATACGGTTTTGGGATTTTGCCAGCGGGCCCCTTCACCCTCGGTGAAAGATCGTCTATTGGCAATAGCCCTGGGCCAGAAAGCAGCAGACGTCATTCTAGCCGGCGGGCACGGAATGTTGATAGGCATTTTGAACGGACAGGCCGTTAGCTGTGAGCTGAATAAGGCATTAAGTGGGAAAAGACAGCTTGATCCCCATTTGGTCTCGGCAGCGCGACATCTCCATATGATCAATTAA
- a CDS encoding PTS sugar transporter subunit IIA translates to MLTDWINDANITLVNQVNNWQSAVELAVQSLIAQQAVESRYLQAIYAMHEQIGPYYVLGEGIAMPHARPEEGVIKTALSLVLVKEGVNFGSEDNDPVYIIFGLSAVDSNSHIEMIASLSQFFCDEEAVKNLKLVINKQQVLDIIGQF, encoded by the coding sequence ATGTTAACGGACTGGATTAATGACGCCAATATCACCTTAGTTAACCAGGTTAATAACTGGCAAAGCGCGGTGGAATTGGCTGTGCAGTCATTAATAGCGCAACAGGCTGTGGAAAGCAGATATCTGCAGGCTATCTATGCCATGCATGAACAAATTGGGCCTTACTATGTATTGGGCGAGGGAATTGCCATGCCCCATGCGCGGCCGGAGGAGGGAGTAATCAAAACCGCATTATCTTTGGTTTTAGTCAAAGAAGGCGTGAACTTCGGCAGTGAAGACAATGATCCGGTATATATTATTTTTGGACTCTCGGCGGTAGACAGCAATTCACATATTGAAATGATTGCGAGTCTTTCACAATTTTTTTGCGATGAAGAGGCGGTGAAAAATCTTAAATTAGTGATTAATAAACAGCAGGTGCTGGATATTATCGGTCAGTTCTGA